AGATcagaataatataaaaaaaatatacctGAATAATGCCAACAAGTAAACATAATGTAATCAATATTTCGATTGGttcatattgttgttgtccttGTATATTATTTTCTTCGTTTTCAAGTTGAATACCTTCAATAACATCTTTACAGGCAATTGAAATGACTGAAAATGTACCAATAGAAATATGATGTGATGTACCGAATATAGCGTACattaataatggaaataatgATACGTATAGGCCATTGATTGGACCAACACCGGCTAGATGACCATATGCAAGTCCCTGTGGAATATTCAATGCCAAAACGGTTGTGCCAGAAATCACATCGGGTATAATGTCATTTTTCCAACGATAATTTGGTAGCCATTTAAGAATCGGTACGAATCCACACAACAATGAACGTATGTTTAAacgatatttttgtttatgaaaaaatttacgtattgattcaatatattcTGATTTACTagaatgattgtgatgattcgTTTTACCTGCATTAGGATAGAAATCTTGACAATAGGCTATTGATCGTGTAATGAGAATATCATTAACATGATTAGTAGCCATTGATGAAAcagatgattgaaatgattgtaaatcatcaccattattattcattggtTCATTCGTTGTTTCGAATGTATTATGATTAGCCATTacgtattgttttttttttgtcacacCAGAATGAATACCTATTGAGAATTAATttgaacacaaaaaaaattcatttaataattttattgaaagaaaataaatgtaacaaaattaattttatcacATTACATTTTATAACCATTATTACTAcagtcaatgatgatgataaaatttattatacACATTACATACATTTATGAttaagaatgatgatgatgatgaagaggtaaagaaatttaatttttattattattatgatgattattcaatgaacaaaGTTCACAGTTTATATTAACTTATACGacgattatgataatgatggatgaTAACTGATCGTGGacggtaaattttttttttattttttattttgttgcaTCAAGTTGACTATAACACTATGACACCATGAGTGGCTGGTTTTTTGTCATGgtcattcaatgttgtttttcatgtttgtttgttaatatgcttatatataaatgttttttcattgaataaaattgtgatgattattaaaatCTACAATTGGTAGCAGAGCGTGGTTACGATTGAACATCAACACGTCTCTTGtctatttttcaatttgtgttttttaattttttttcgctcttCAACATGTCGAATAATAAAGCCAAGAGTGATGGTGATCTTTCTGCAGTATTGCTCCAATTATCGAATGCGATAACGAACATGAATGCAGCGTCAATCAGAACACCAGTTGAGACAGAAACCAAAGTTACTGAAACATTTGTTTTCGGACAAGTGGTGAAGTATGATGGGAGTAATGTCAAAGCTTGGATAAGTACGGTTCGTTCAGCATTCAATGCTTGCGGAAAATCACACTTTCTTGAGAGAGAAATCCAACCGACGGAAGCTGAGTATGCTGAATATTGTCGGTACTTCGGTCTGATGATTTTCACGTTTGCTCCGAAAACAATCGAACTGATCCAACATTGTAAGTCTGTCTTTTCCATATGGACTTACATGGTGAGGTTTGAAAAAGACTCATTCGCATCTTCTGTTCGAAAATTCACCCAGATGTTGAATACATCTTATACTGGTGGTGAACTTAGACAGTGGATCGAGAAATTAAACGCTCGGTTTGAGGACCTCGAGTCCGAGTGGATTACTCTCAACGAAAGTTCACGTTGTGTCATCACAATTGCTTTACTTCCACGTCCGAAGTTTGATCGGTTGGCGGATCGCTTGGCATCCCGTGATAAGGTCACGATGAAAGATATCGTCAATGCGTTTGTGGAAGAAGACGAGAAGGCGAAAGCTGATTTATTGTCGGATAAATCAGTTGACATCTCAATGCCTCAGACGGCAAAAATGGCTACCACAACGAAGAAGTCTCAACGGAAATCGTTTCCTAAGCAGACTAATTTGAAGTGCTCGTATTGTCAAATGACTGGACATACGGTGGATGACTGcaggaaaaaattctgggatgataatcattcatcatcaactgcATCATCTAGTACCAATGCTTCATcgagcagcagcagcaatacTGAAAACAGTCAGCCTAGCAGAAGAATGGCTAAATCAGCTGTTCTCAAGCCTAGTTCATCGGAATTCACTAACATCGATTCCAATTCCTGGGTGTTGAACTGTAGTTCACCAACACATGGCACTGTTGATGAATCCAATCTCATCAATGTTCGATCCGAACATAATGTGTTTGCTGATCCTGATGGTAGACCGATCGCATCCAACAAAATTGGTGATGTCATTTTTCACCGTGATTCGAAACATCAGCTGATACTGAAGAATGTTGCTGTCGGAAAATTCCAATGTAATCTGATCTCAGTCCAGCAATTGTTGGCCGATGGTTTTCATGTCAATTTTGATACTGATTCTACCAATCCAGCTGCACACATCCGCAAGGATGATGTATCGATCACTGCCTACCAGAATTCGAATGGTTTGTGGATTTTCCATCAACGTCCCAAACTGATGTCGTTCAGTCTTCGGCAAAAAAGCCTGGACCACTGTGGAAAGAGCACCAGTCAACAGGTCAACCATCGTTTTCCTCATGTCCAGGGGAGCAATGATCGATGTGACAATCATGTGTCTGctccatcatcaaaacaacgACCCAAGTCATGTGTGAATGATCAATCGTTTAATCATCTCCATATTGAACTCTGGGAATGTCCATATCCGACTTGTGGTGATTATCAGCTTGGTATGCTTATCGTTGATCATTATTCTCAGTTTTGCTTTAGCATTCcgttgaaatcaaaatctgACGCTACCAATGCTTTAATCCGATTCATCCGTCGACGACAAGCTCGGTATCGGAAATCCATTCGTCAAATATCAACCGTTAGTGGTGATCCCTTCGACAATGGTGTAATgcgtttgttttgtttacaaaaTGACATTGATCACATGGTCAATCGCTCATCTCATTCACACAGTGTGTGTACTTCAGTTTGTCACGCTGTTTGTATGCTTGAATCGACCAACACGCCCCACCATCTTTGGGTTGAGACTATGGGAGCCGCcatatatttgaataatataTCGGTGAAGGATGGCGATACTTCCCCATATGAATTATTCTTTGGTCGTTCACCATCACAGTATCACTATCGATCGTCAGGTTGTGtcgtcaatcatcaaaaccaTCATCGAAGTGTTTATCAAATCGTATTTACCGTAATAGAAGTGTTGATcatttgccatcatcatcttcatcatcatcatcatctacattCATTCGATCTGTCGTTAGTGATAGCGAATTGAATCGTATTGATTCCTTCAATTGTATTGATCGTCATGATCTTGGAAATAGTGAGTGGATTGCAGTTAATCGTAAAtctcgaaaaaaacaatcgtcGTATTATCATTCTCGGAAATGTCTCTAGAACATCAAGGCTGATGCATATTGcttattcatttgtttgctCACCTTGTTTGAATTTACTGTCGTCATACAAAtctttaaattgtttttgttttcttcatttcttAAAAATGTATTATGATCTTTAACGTGTCATAGTAAACAGGGGAGATTGTTGCATCAAGTTGACTATAACACTATGACACCATGAGTGGCTGGTTTTTTGTCATGgtcattcaatgttgtttttcatgtttgtttgttaatatgcttatatataaatgttttttcattgaataaaagtgtgatgattattaaaatctacatatttttattatttcgaatcaaaccatcaattaaaaaatatgaaatcgAATGATATTGCCATCTGGTGAATTGTtacaaaacatcaacaatggaTGGCGCTGTTTGTggccatatatataaaaaaaatcttcacaTATTGTCtgttaacaacaacaacaacaacagcagcagcaaaacgaaattctttttttttttttttttttttttattcgatgatcccaaatcgattgatgttGCAAtattctttgtgtgtgtttgaaataaaatcatcatcattgttagacaatcatttgttgttgttgttgttattttcgtAACAATAATTCAtccaacatcattatcattcgataAAGTTCAATGtcgattattttattttcgttgttgtgaagataatgattaaaaatggcatatatattgtcattgtcaatgtttcagaaatcaaatccaaattttttttttgttattcatccattgtaacgaaacaacgaaaaaaaaactctaaAAACGCATTAACAAAATTTAcaagtgaacaaaaaagaaaatggaacaaaatctaaataaagaaaaattgtctGAATGAATTTGTCACATTATCGACACTTTTCACACTCTCTGAGTGTCTGGATCGTTCCAAAAATTCGAGTATATAAATGTACCTTTGGACATTTTCGTTGGAccatttttcatccatttttaagaaaaaaaaaaaacaaacgaacgaacgaacgaaaaaaatctttgatcATCATGCAATGgtttgaattatcatcatcattattaattgtgatcatcattgtatcatCATGTATTGTTAATGTTCAttgtggtggtagtagtggtggtggtcgtcgTAATGGATCTCGTCGTAAAGGTGGTGGTTCACGTCACAATGGTGGTTTAAGAAACGGAAATGGTGGCCATGGATCTTATGCTGCTGCTAGTGAatcttataataataatggtggtggggGTGGGGGTggattcaataatcaatatgcaggtggtggtggtgatctTGGTAAATTTAATAATCGATATGCAGGTGGTGGTAATCAaaatggtgatttttttgatggacAAATTCGTGAAAGTTTCAGCGGCTctcgtggtggtggtattatTAATGCCGCCGTTTtttccaaacaaacattcgaaaCAAAACCAGTGGAAACACCATTCGAACAGATGGAACCACAAATAATCGAAATTGAAGGTGGTGATTTACCAatcgaaattcattttaaatcaacATCTAGTCGTGTTAAAGTTCGTCAAGATCATCAATTATCTGGTGTTAATATGCCTGAATATGATCAATATGAAGAAGAACCACATCGATTGATTACCGAGGTTCGAAAACCAATTATTcaggtatgtttttttttgagattctgttttttttttatcactgAAAATTGTTTGGTTGTTATAAATTATAGGAAGTTAGAGAGATCATTGCACCATATAGAAAAGTTATTCAAGAAATTGAACCTGTTATGGAAGAAATTCATACGGTAGTTTCACAAGGTCAAGGACGACgcgatggtggtggtggtggtggtggtggttatagTAATGGGGGTAATATGAACGGTGGTAATTACGGTGGTGGAAATATGGCTGATGGCAATTATAACGGGCGAAatactggtggtggtggtggaaataTGTTCGGTGGTCATAGCGGTGGTGGTAATTACAACGGAGGAAATatgggtggtggtggtggtgaaaatATAGCTAGTTCacatggtggtggtggtggtaattaCAATGGAGGaaatatggtggtggtggtggattcGGTTTTCCAGGTTTTAATGGccaacagcagcaaaaagtttataagaaaaaataaatgaaaaaaaaacttaatcGTGATTGAtcttttatcaaaaaaaaaaaaaaaaaaaaaatcattcaaccaGTTCCATATCAGATTtatccaaaaacaaaaatccaattcttcaatttcaatatttccaAATGTTTGCCAtttacagcaacaacaacaacaacaacaaaaattttattgtgattcaaatcattgacaaataaaaaaaaaaaaattcgggaAGCATAGAAATTAAGTAAAAAGTATTACACATTGAATCTAACTTTAAACTGTGCCGTTactttttgaacaaaaaaccgagatgtgtttgaatttccattcaccaaatgatgatcatgatgttgatgatgatgacaattcatcattatatgatcatcatcacatggTGTACAAACGagtgataacaacaacaacaacaacaacaacaacaaaaatatttgatttgatcattatcctaaataaatgtggaaaaaatcaaatttcaaaaaatttgatttttctggaaccaaacaacaacaacaacaaaatgtcaaggacatttcaataataacaacaacaacaacaacaacaacaatgttacattatcataaaaaaatgaagaaatctgatatcatcatcatcatcaaaagacGTTGAgtatgaaatgttttttttttctttttttttttgaaagatgatgaatttttgaattgaaattcaaattttttttttaccattgtgtaaaaaaaaaatcttgttgtttttttttcatattcatccaccattatttcaattctatttcctgtgtgtgtgtgtgtgcaatatAAAGTTGTCAAatggaaatcatcattgaaaggTCACCATTAAAGGATGGACAATgcaatattgattgatataaatATTGCATCGTTTccggttatttttttttaaattctttcttgttttattgaaattattatttaactAATAGACTAATGgggatgaattgattgattctaaattgatgaattctttttttgtttctgtttttttttttggttagaAAAAACGTTGACATAATGCTTTCCGTATGGAACCAGGCCGTGTTTGATGTTGTTCGATTaattgttccattttttttgctgtctAAAGTGGATGAAAGAtgaaggagaaaaaaaatttgttttgtttgtaaatctaaattgaaattacaaattgaaattaatataTGTAATTACCAATTGAGCAATTTCCGTTATCGTCATTTCCGGTGTAAAATGTATTGGTTCACCAATAAAAGTGGTCAATTTGACCGGTAAACCACCGTATGGTATGAATAAGAATGGAAATTTATAACGATCATATATTAAACGACATAACCATTTTGgtatgattgataataaacgAAATGATTCACGTGAATTCTGTGTGAATACCGGTATTATTGGTACATTGGTTTGTTTGGCTATGCGTGCAAAACCATGACGATTATTCCAGATtagttgataattttcatcactaAACATGGCTATCGAAAAttttagagaaaaaaaatcaaaaaaaaaaaacaaaccacaAACAATCCACAAACCTTCACGCAAACCACCAGGTGATAATGCCAATAAATTACCACGATTTATAATGTtcacacaatcatcaacggAACCAGGTATTAGTCGTAAAACATTCAACATTAATGACCAACTTGGTATACGATATATAATACGTTcaataatggtgaaaaatgTACGTTTATGttttaaaaataacaatgccataagataataaaaatcattagGAAATGTTGAATGATAGAAAACAATAATGGCCGGATCTTTGGCCGGTATATTCTCTAAACCAATCACATTATAACCATGCCATATGTAGCCAATATGGCTGATAATTTCTAAAAtttgtaaaatgaaaattaaaaaaaaaattgcaacaaactaaaatttcaaaatcactAAACACACTTACTGGCAAACAATTCAACTGGTTTATGCCAACGTTtgaaatgttcatcatcatcaacatcatcgtttttATCATCGTATGgaatattattatagatACGATGTATATGTAATATAATATTACCAATATAAAATATTACTACATAGATGAATGGCGCaatcaatatgaatattgataatgaaatgattatcgTCCATAATATGGtcaataatggtgatgatgatgatgatgatgatgatgataaaatgaatggaaaatgatcggaaaaatttaaatcatgaataaatgaaaaaatgaccGTTGAATTGCaataattttccattgtgtgtgtgtgtgtgtgtgtgttttgttgaaCATTCACATAAagacaaacagaaaaaaaaaataaataaaccagcatttcatttcgtattgacaaaatgatgattgaaatttttgtttgtttttttttattgaactgaaaaaaaaattttcgttttagtttgattaaattaattattgatttctgtctgtctgtctgttttATCACCGGAAATATgtgtatctgtgtgtgtgtgttttttccttccgaattttttttatttttttattttttacttcTATTTGAACATTTCGTTACAAAGTTTTCCTAGTTGTTATCTATTGGTGAAATATTGatctgattttgattttggtggtggatatttattcatttatttcagtGAACAAAAACGCTGCCACAACGCTTTGCGTATAGAACCGGGTCGTGTTTGATAACGATCGATTaattgttccattttttttgctgtctAAAATTTAACAAGATAAACacgagatgaaaaaaaaaattgaaaatcaccATATAATTACCAAATCAGCAATTTCTGATGCAGACATTTCCGGTGGGAAGTGAATTGGTTGGCCAATAATTGTCGTCAATTTGACTGGTAAACCACCGTATGGTATAAACATTGGTATTTTAAAACGATCATAAattttacgaaaaaaattcctaaatggtaatggtaatggACGAAATGCTTCACGTGAATTCTGTGTGAATACCGGTATGATTGGTACTTGTGCTTCACGTGCAACATGTGCAAAACCTTGACGGCCAGCCCATACAAGTTGATAATTGTGGTCACCAAACATGGCTAAATTCAGAAaacaaatattaaaaatttttttgtggaaaaaattaaaacaaaacaaaacaaaaaaccttCACGTAAACCGCCCGGTGAAAGTGCcaataaatgtttttgtttcaataattgTATACAATCATTACGTGTACCAGGTATTAATTGAAGAACTTTTAATAACAACGACCATCCAGGTACATAATATAATGTATGATCAGTAATCGTATACATTGGACGATGTTTGtccagaaaaatttttgccatcaaataatgaaaatcatttggcAATGTTGAATGATAGAATACGATGATTGCGCCGCCATCATCGGGTATATGATTcatgttgattatttcatGATCATGCCATATGCGTCCGATGATTGTTAGAAATtctgtagttttttttcaatcaacaaattttttttcgaattttcaataatttcataCATACTAGCAACCACTGTAACCGGATCATTCCAATATTTCCAatgttgatcaaaatttatgatttgttgtttatcgaATATCGGTAATCGATATCGGATCCGATATGAATGTAATATCAAAGTGGCAATATAAAGTATTGAAACATATAATATTGGCGTACCGAATAAGAACACAATCGGCACCGATATGAACCAATAATTTACATCGATTagattaatcattttttattcgtcGAACAAttgatgtgaatgaataaacaaaaacaacaacaacaacacaacaggTGATTCAACAGGACAACAATTTCTTTAAatatacaaattttttgttttctttggcCTTTCCTATGACGTTGGTtgttgcacacacacacacacacacacacacattaacaGACCCAagcaacaaacacaaaatgcTTAATTATTGGTTCATTTGACACATCTATTTCCGTTGAAAATAtacaataattataatataactaaatgatgaatttaattgaaaattcaattcaattcaattcaatcatcatcaatttttcttccttCTAACACTTTTTATTCTCTTATTGaagagaatttttcaataaatgacgtaaattctttttttttgtttgttttttttccgtttttttatTCGGAAATGAAtgcaattctttttttttatttcgtgttaaaaaaaatctttttctttcaatgcTGTGTTGGATTTCGTTTGATTTTGGTGGTggatattcatttatttaaatgaacaaaaacgtTGCCACAATGCTTTGAGTATAGAACCGGGTCGTGTTTGATAACGATCGATTaattgttccattttttttgctgtctataaaaaaaatgatgaaaaaaatttgaaatcaccatagattcattatattatattataatataattaCCAAATCAGCAATTTCTGATGCAGACATTTCCGGCGGGAAATGAATTGGTTCGCCAATAATTGTCGTTAATTTGACTGGTAAACCACCGTATGGTATAAACATTGGTATTTTAAAACGGTCATAAattttacgaaaaaaatttctaaatggtaatggtaatgaaCGAAATGCTTCACGTGAATTCTGTGTGAATACCGGTATGATTGGTACTTGTGCTTCACGTGCAACATGTGCAAAACCTTGACGGCCAGCCCATACAAGTTGATAATTGTGGTCACCAAACATGGCTAGAAACAAACAACgtaaaaaacattaaaatttttcactgaaaaaaaaaatcgaaaacaaaacaaaaaaaaccttcaCGTAAACCGCCAGGTGAAAGTGCcaataaatgtttttgtttcaacaatTGTATACAATCATTACGTGTACCAGGtattaattgaaaaacttttaatAACAACGACCATCCAGGTAcataatataatgaatgatcagTAATCGTATACATTAGACGATGTTTatccagaaaaatttttgcaattaaataatgaaaatcatttggcAATGTTGAATGATAGAATACGATGATTGCACCGCCATCATCGGGTATATGATTcatgttgattatttcatGATCATGCCATACACGTCCAATGATTGTGAAAAATTctgtatttattttttcaaacattggaattgacaatttttttttttaattttcaataatacaTACTAGAAACAACTGTGACCGGATCATTCCAATGTTTCCAATGTTGATCGAAATTtatgatttgttgtttatcgaATATTATTGGTAATCGATATCGAATTCGGTATAAATGTAATATGAAAGTGGCAATATAAAGTATTGAAACATATAATATTGGCGTACCGAATAAGAACACAATCGGCACCGATATGAACCAATAATTTACATTGATtagattgatcattttttattcgtcGAACAATGAATgttaatgaataaacaacagGTGATTcaacaagacaaaaaatttctttaaacataaaaatttttttcttctttggcCTCTCCTATGACGTTGATCATTGCACATACATTAATagatcaaaaagaaaaacgtcTAATTTTACATCGATGAACTCCTTATTACATCTGTTGACTTCTGGCGACTTCTGGTTCAGGTATCGTATGGCTTCTGTCGATCACTTCTCTTCTTGTCACTTACATCCTCTGTTGATGTGGTATCCTCTAATTTCTGGATTAATTCATCAGggtttatatatatggattGTCTGGTACGTTATCATCTTATAGAAAATACTGCTGAGCTTGCGAtgtacaatcaatcaactttggtgaaatcaatcatttcacaAATTGTAGGATTTTATTATCACCTGTTTTATCTGCTATTCTGCTTAGGTCAGCAAATACTCGTTACAAAGTATCATTCTCGAAATCCTTCCACGTTGGCAACTTTGAAATTGTACATCCTTACATCCCTCTTCATCAATATCTTCCTCGGTATGGTGTAGGATAACGTCGtaaattttccattccatCTGTAGCTAAGTACTACTTGTTCTTTTTaagataattataataatctcTTTATTTTATGCTGAATATGTGTTCGTTTGTTATTCTTGCCATCTCTGTTGCTatttcgttgtcgtcgttttgCTCTTGGTATACATATTATCATTCTTCGTTTACATCGTCTTCTTATTCATTGTTTCGTCCTCGAATTCGCCTTCGTTGAACTTCTATAGATACCTTCTTCGATTGGCTTTACAAGGTATCATCATGTTGGCTAATAAtatcgaaaagaaaaacgtcTAATTTTAGTCTGGCGACTTCTGGTTCTGGTATCGTATGGCTTCTGATGATGACTTCTCTTCTGGTGATTTACATCCTCTGTTTATGTCGTCTCATCTCCTCCGATGTGGCCTTCTCGTCTCCTCGGATGCGGCCTTCTCGTATGATGACTTCTGATGTGGTATCCTCTGATTTCTGGATTAATTCATCAGggtttatatatatgaattgtCTGGTATGTTATCATCTTACAGAAAATACTGCTGAGCTTGCGATGTACAATCAATTAAACTTGcttaaatcaatcatttcataaatcgtatgattttcattatcaccTGTTTTATCTGCTATTCTGCATAGGTCAGCAAATACTCGTTAGCAAGTATCATTCACAAAAGTggttgaaaattcaatgaaattcaattcaatcacttttgatcatcatcatcatcattaatttttcttccttCTAACACTTTTTATTCTCTTCTTGAAGagaattattcaataaatgacataaattcttttttttgtttttttattttttttatttattccaaaatgaatgcaattctttttttttgttttaatttcatGTTAACAAAAATCTTTGTTTCAATGCTTCAATAgttgtgtttgattttgtttgattttgtctGATaaatttggccatttttgtttccgtTTCCAATGCAATCTGATCAATCGAATAATCATGTGGAAAATGTATTGGTTCACTAATCATTGTGAATAATTTCACTGGCAATCCAAGATGAATTAATATTGGTATacgaaaattttgataaattttttgccaTAATCTATGCACAATTGGTATCTGTATGAAAGCGAAACGTATGTTTCTAGTATATACCAATATGATTGGCACATTGGTTTGTTTCACTATACGTGCAAAACCTTTACGGCCATTCCAAACAATAGTGCTGTTTGTATCGCTGAAAAATGCTTCAAATGTACCACCTGGTGATAATAGCAATGATTTGccttttttcaatatcataaCACAATCATCAGAATTGCCAGgaataatatgaaaaaaatgtaataaaaatgaacctatggaacaaaatacaacggaaaaaaagaagatatTCAACAGgtaaaaatcataataaatgtTATATAATCACCCGGTATTCTATATACAATACGATCAGTTATCGTATAAATCAgccgttttgttttcaaataataatcagtcatcagg
This is a stretch of genomic DNA from Dermatophagoides farinae isolate YC_2012a chromosome 6, ASM2471394v1, whole genome shotgun sequence. It encodes these proteins:
- the LOC124493745 gene encoding uncharacterized protein LOC124493745; this encodes MNLSHYRHFSHSLSVWIVPKIRVYKCTFGHFRWTIFHPFLRKKKNKRTNERKKSLIIMQWFELSSSLLIVIIIVSSCIVNVHCGGSSGGGRRNGSRRKGGGSRHNGGLRNGNGGHGSYAAASESYNNNGGGGGGGFNNQYAGGGGDLGKFNNRYAGGGNQNGDFFDGQIRESFSGSRGGGIINAAVFSKQTFETKPVETPFEQMEPQIIEIEGGDLPIEIHFKSTSSRVKVRQDHQLSGVNMPEYDQYEEEPHRLITEVRKPIIQEVREIIAPYRKVIQEIEPVMEEIHTVVSQGQGRRDGGGGGGGGYSNGGNMNGGNYGGGNMADGNYNGRNTGGGGGNMFGGHSGGGNYNGGNMGGGGGENIASSHGGGGGNYNGGNMVVVVDSVFQVLMANSSKKFIRKNK
- the LOC124493746 gene encoding DGAT1/2-independent enzyme synthesizing storage lipids-like, producing the protein MLVYLFFFSVCLYVNVQQNTHTHTHTMENYCNSTVIFSFIHDLNFSDHFPFILSSSSSSSSSPLLTILWTIIISLSIFILIAPFIYVVIFYIGNIILHIHRIYNNIPYDDKNDDVDDDEHFKRWHKPVELFAKIISHIGYIWHGYNVIGLENIPAKDPAIIVFYHSTFPNDFYYLMALLFLKHKRTFFTIIERIIYRIPSWSLMLNVLRLIPGSVDDCVNIINRGNLLALSPGGLREAMFSDENYQLIWNNRHGFARIAKQTNVPIIPVFTQNSRESFRLLSIIPKWLCRLIYDRYKFPFLFIPYGGLPVKLTTFIGEPIHFTPEMTITEIAQLTAKKMEQLIEQHQTRPGSIRKALCQRFF
- the LOC124493509 gene encoding DGAT1/2-independent enzyme synthesizing storage lipids-like, with translation MINLIDVNYWFISVPIVFLFGTPILYVSILYIATLILHSYRIRYRLPIFDKQQIINFDQHWKYWNDPVTVVAKFLTIIGRIWHDHEIINMNHIPDDGGAIIVFYHSTLPNDFHYLMAKIFLDKHRPMYTITDHTLYYVPGWSLLLKVLQLIPGTRNDCIQLLKQKHLLALSPGGLREAMFGDHNYQLVWAGRQGFAHVAREAQVPIIPVFTQNSREAFRPLPLPFRNFFRKIYDRFKIPMFIPYGGLPVKLTTIIGQPIHFPPEMSASEIADLTAKKMEQLIDRYQTRPGSIRKALWQRFCSLK
- the LOC124493508 gene encoding DGAT1/2-independent enzyme synthesizing storage lipids yields the protein MINLINVNYWFISVPIVFLFGTPILYVSILYIATFILHLYRIRYRLPIIFDKQQIINFDQHWKHWNDPVTVVSKFFTIIGRVWHDHEIINMNHIPDDGGAIIVFYHSTLPNDFHYLIAKIFLDKHRLMYTITDHSLYYVPGWSLLLKVFQLIPGTRNDCIQLLKQKHLLALSPGGLREAMFGDHNYQLVWAGRQGFAHVAREAQVPIIPVFTQNSREAFRSLPLPFRNFFRKIYDRFKIPMFIPYGGLPVKLTTIIGEPIHFPPEMSASEIADLTAKKMEQLIDRYQTRPGSILKALWQRFCSFK
- the LOC124493378 gene encoding LOW QUALITY PROTEIN: DGAT1/2-independent enzyme synthesizing storage lipids (The sequence of the model RefSeq protein was modified relative to this genomic sequence to represent the inferred CDS: deleted 2 bases in 1 codon; substituted 1 base at 1 genomic stop codon) yields the protein MDQIQSINNSWPSSLLFTSTFDVYSFIWWIIILPLCISLSIQFIIPLILYLTLLIGYIYQFVNPQVKLINQSDDGDGDGDNCGKRYDGFLKIIAAIWKFYCRLFYDIEINGMENIINTQPALIIFYHGAIPIDIFFLMTDYYLKTKRLIYTITDRIVYRIPGDYITFIMIFTCXIFFFSVVFCSIGSFLLHFFHIIPGNSDDCVMILKKGKSLLLSPGGTFEAFFSDTNSTIVWNGRKGFARIVKQTNVPIILVYTRNIRFAFIQIPIVHRLWQKIYQNFRIPILIHLGLPVKLFTMISEPIHFPHDYSIDQIALETETKMAKFIRQNQTKSNTTIEALKQRFLLT